Within the Bacteroidota bacterium genome, the region AGGCCGCACAGCAGATCTTGGAGGTAGCCGTCCTGTTGGGATGGGAGCACATTCTGGTCGTACACAGCGATGAGGGCTGGGATGAGCTCTCCGTCTGCGCCCCCACGACGGTTTACGAATACCGCTCCGGACAGGGCAAGCGTATCTACCGGATAAGCCCGGAGGACCTGGGACTAGAGCGCAGCGCCCCAGAGGCCCTTCGGGGCGGCTCGCCCCAGGAGAACGCCCGCGCCCTGGCTGCTTTGTTGGAAGGAGAACCCGGGCCCTACCGCGATGCGGTGCTCTTGAACGCAGCTTTCGCCCTCTACGCGTCGGGGGCGGCTGAAGACCCCACTCGAGGCCTAGAGCTAGCCCGAGATAGCCTCGAGAGCGGTCGCGCCTGGGCCGTGCTGGAAGCGTTGCGTCGGATAAGGGAAAAGTCCGTATGAACATCTTGGAACGCATCTTGGAGCGTACGCGGGCGGATCTAGCGGAGCGCAAACGGCGCTACACGCGCGCCTACCTGGAGTCCATGCCCTATTTTGGAGGTCCGATCCTGGACCTAGAGCGGGCGCTGCGCCAAAACGGGCCCATGGCCCTGATCGCCGAAATCAAGCCTGCTTCCCCCTCGGCCGGCCGGATCCGAAGCGCTCCGGACGTAGTCTCCATAGCCACGAGCTACCGCCTGGCCGGAGCCGCGGCGCTTTCGGTGCTCACCGAGGAGCCCTTCTTCGGGGGGTCTTTGGAAAACCTGCGACGGATCCGGCCCTGGGTGGATGTCCCGTTGATCCGCAAGGACTTCATCATCGATGAATTCCAGCTCTACGAGGCGCGCGCCTTCGGAGCGGACGCCGTGCTGCTGATCGCGTCCATCTTGGACCGCTATCAGCTTCAAGACCTTCTGCAGGCCGCCCGCGGCCTGGGGCTGGGCGTGCTTCTGGAGCTATACTCCCAGGAGGAGTTGGAGCGGGTGGACTTTGACGCCGTTCGCTTAATTGGCGTCAACAACCGAGACCTGCGCACCTTTGCGGTGGACTTGCGGCACTCGGTGGAGATCCTGGCCCACGTGCCCACGCATGTGCTGAAAGTCTCCGAGTCCGGTATTCGCTCGGCCGATGATCTATGGTTTCTCTACCAGCATAACGTTGAAGCCGCCTTGATCGGGGAATCGCTTATGCGCGCGCCCGACCCTGGCGAGGCGCTCTACCGTCTGCGTCATGACTTCTATGAGCGGCTACGGCAAACCTCGGCTGAAAGTTTGCGGCATTACGTGCTTGGATGACGCCCGGCTGGTGGCCGCTGGGGGAGCCGATTACTTGGGGTTCATCTTCTACCCCCAAAGCCCTCGCTACGTGGAGCCGGAGCGGGTCCGGGAGATCTTGGCCTGGGTGCACGGCCCAGAACCCGTGGGCGTGTTCGTAAACGCCGACCTCGAGGCGATCCTGGAGATCACCCGCGCAACAGGCATCCGACTGGTGCAACTGCATGGGCTAGAGCCCCCCGAGCTGCTGTATGCGTTGCGCGCTCGAGGGCTGCGGGTGATCAAGGCCATAGCCGTAGCCCACGATGCCAGCATAGAGCAAATCCAGAAGCTGGCCGAACCCTATCGGGGCGCGGCGGATTACCTGCTGCTGGATAGCTTCGATCATAACCTGTGGGGTGGCACGGGGCACACCTTCAACTGGCGCCTGGCGCGGGCGTTGGCCCAAGAAACACCCCTGTTTCTGGCTGGAGGGATCGGCCCCGATAACCTTGTCCTGGCCGCCCAAACCGTGCGGCCCTTCGCGCTAGACGTCAACAGCCGTCTGGAGGTTGCACCGGGCCGCAAGGACGGCGCCAAACTGCAGGCGCTCTTTGCCGCTTGGTCCGCCTTAGAGGCCCAGGAGCACGTCTAAATGGAGCCCGTTCAAGCTGTGCTTGCGCCGCAGCCCGACGCCCGAGGGCGGTTCGGTCCCTACGGAGGTCGGTTTGTGCCCGAGACGCTCATGCCGGCCCTCGAGGAGTTGGAAGCCGCCTATCGAGAGGCCCGTCAAGATCCGGCCTTCTGGCAGGCCTATCGGTCGCTTTTGGCCGAGTACGTAGGCCGGCCCACCCCGCTTACGTATGCCGAGCGCCTGAGCGCCCACTTTGGACGGGGGCGCATATACCTCAAGCGGGAGGACCTCTGCCATACGGGCGCGCACAAGATCAACAACGCCTTAGGGCAGGTGCTTCTGGCCCTGCGCATGGGCAAACGCCGCATTCTGGCCGAGACCGGAGCCGGGCAGCACGGGGTGGCCACGGCCACGGCCTGCGCCCGATTCGGCCTGGAGTGCGTCGTCTATATGGGCGCGCTCGATATGCGCCGGCAGCGCCTGAACGTGGAGCGCATGCGCTTGCTCGGGGCCGAAGTACGGGCCGTCTCGACCGGCACCGGCACTCTAAAAGACGCCATCAACGAGGCCATCCGGGACTGGGTCACGAACGTGCGCACGACGTTTTACGTGATCGGCTCCGTGGTCGGCCCTCATCCGTATCCCCTGCTCGTGCGGGATTTTCAGCGCATCATCGGCGATGAGGTGCGGGATCAACTTCTGGCCCGCGAGGGACGGCTGCCCACGCACCTGGTCGCTTGCGTAGGCGGGGGATCAAACGCGATCGGGCTCTTTTACCCCTTTCTGGCGGAGCCCTCCGTGCGGCTTTACGGGGTCGAGGCCGCGGGACTGGGGCTGGACACGGACAAAACGGCCGCCACGCTCAGCCGCGGCCGCCCTGGGGTCCTGCATGGCGCCTATACGTACGCGCTGCAAACCCCAGATGGGCAAATTCAGCCCGCTTACTCCCTCTCGGCGGGGCTAGACTATCCCGGCGTGGGACCCGAGCACAGCTACCTGCGCGACGTCGGGCGCGTGCGCTATGAGGCCGTAACGGACGCCGAAGCCCTAGAGGGGGTGCGCTTGTTGACGCGGCTTGAGGGGATTCTGCCCGCGCTAGAGACAGCGCACGCCGTGGCGTTTCTCCGCAAGCTCATGCCCGAAACAAGCCCCGAAGACCTGATCGTGCTTAACTGCTCCGGCCGCGGGGACAAGGACATGACCACGCTTATGGAGGCCTCGGGAGGCGACAAGGAGCCTGCGCATGCATGAAGTCGCCCCAAACCGCCTGCAGGAGCTGTTTCGACGGCGCCGTCCGGTGCTGGGCCTGTACGTTATGGCCGGCCTTCCGGAGCCAGAGGCCGCGCTACCGCTTTGGCATGCGCTGGTTGAAGCCGGCGCCGATTTTCTGGAAATCGGCGCCCCCTTTAGCGACCCTCTGGCCGACGGCCCCACGATCCAGCGCGCCAGCCAGCGCGCCCTCGCCTACGGAATCGATCTATCCTGGATTCTGGAGTGCGTGCACGCCTTCCGTCGGCGCGATCCGCACACTCCTCTGGTGCTCATGGGCTATCTCAACCCCATCTTGGCTTACGGGGTAGAGGCGTTTGCGCACGCTGCGCGCGCCTCAGGCCTTGACGGACTGATCATCCCGGACTTACCCCTCGAAGAACGCCCTTGGGTCGGGGAGGCTTTCGATCGTGCGGGCCTGAACCTGGTGCTGCTGGCGGCCCCCACCTCATCGGCGGATCGGCTGCGGCAGATCGACGGGCTCAGCCGGGGCTTTGTGTACGCCGTCTCGATTACGGGCGTAACGGGGGCGCGAACCGGAGTGGCGGAGCAGGCGCGGGCTTTTCTGGAGCGGGCGCGTCAGCTGGTGCGGCGCAACCCCCTGCTGGTGGGCTTCGGCATCGCGACCCCGGAGGACGCCGGCGCTATGCTGGAGTACGCCGACGGGATCATCGTCGGAAGCGCCTTGGTAGAACGCCTAGAGCGCGCCTATCCCAGCCCCGACTGGCTGGAGCAGCTCATCGCGTGGGTGCGCGCGCTTAAGGCGGGGATGAGCGTTCATGCCGCGTAGCGAGCTCCTTCTGCCCCTCGTCCTTTTGGGCGCGGCCTGCCGCCTGAGTCCCGCGGAGTTTCTCCCCCCCTCGGTCGGCAGGCCGGGACTTGTGACGATCGCCATGGATTCGGCGGCCTGGGCTGGCCCGCTGGGTGAGGCCGTTCGCGAAGTCTTCGGGGGCGATGTCGAAACGCTCCCGCAGCCGGAACCGTGGTTTGACCTGGCCTTTAAGGCCTTACGCGATCAGGCCGCTTTTGAGCGGCTCAAACGCGATCGGAACATCGTCTTCGTTGCGCCTCTGGACGGCCCCACCCCTGCAAGTGCCTTTATAAGAGCGCGCCTGGACTCGGCCGTGCAGGCTTACGTGCGGGCCGGCAATCCTCTGAGCGTGAGCCGCCAAAACCTATGGGCCCAGGATCAGCAGGTGCTCTACCTGACGGCGGCCGGCGAGCAGGATCTGATCCGGTTTGTGCGCGAAAAGGCCCCAGAACTGCGCGCGCTCTTTGACCGCGTCGAGCGCACCCGGACTGAACAGGATCTTTTCCGCAGAGCTGAACAAGTAGCCTTGGCCGATAGCCTGCTGAGGCGCCACGGCTGGCGCGTGCGCATCCAACACGATTACCTGATCGCCAAAGACACGGCGAACTTCGTCTGGGTCCGACGCCTGCTTCCCGATAACCAGCGGTGGTTTTTCGTCTGGTGGCGTGATCGCGCCCGGCCCGATCAGATCACGCCGGCCTGGATCCTGCGCGTGCGCGACAGCCTCACGCAGCGTCACCTGCGGGGCAAATACGAGGACAGCTACGTCACGCTTGAGCGCCGCCGGCCTGTGCAACAGGCCGTGATCAACTTTCATGGCCGCTTCGCCTACGAAAGCCGGGGCCTTTGGCGCATGACCGGCGACGCCATGGGCGGCCCCTTTGTGAACATCACGTTCTTTGACCCCGGACAGCAGCGCATCTACATGCTCGACGGCTCGGTCTTCGCCCCGCGCTACGATAAGCGGGAGTTTCTGCGCCAAATGGAGGCCATCCTATACACGTTTCGCACCCAAGCGGAGCTAAACTCGGCATCTAAACGGGAGCCCGGCTCATGAGCAGCACCCAAACAGCGATGCAGCGTTTTCTGGCCGTGGAGCCCAACGGCGCTCCAAAGCTTCGGCTCGGCCTTCCCAAGGGCAGCTTACAACAAGCCACCTTGACGCTGCTGGCCAAAGCGGGTTTCGGATTTTATGTGCAGGAGCGCTCCTACTTCCCCGTATCCGAAGACGAGGAGATCACGGCCATGCTCGTGCGGGCCCAAGAGATGGCCCGCTACGTCTCCCTAGGGCTCTTCGACGCCGGCTTTACAGGCAAAGACTGGGTCCTAGAGACCGGCGCCGACGTGGTGGTCGTAGCCGACCTCATCTATTCTAAAACGAGCTTCCGGCCTGTGCGCTGGGTTCTGGCCGTGCCTGAGGATTCTCCGATCCAAAGCGTCCACAACCTGCAGGGCAAACGCATCGCTACGGAGGTGGTCAACATCACGCGCAGGTGGCTTGCCGAACGCGGCATCGAGGCGGAAGTGGAGTTCTCTTGGGGCGCTACGGAGGTAAAGGCCCCGTATTTGGCCGATGCCATCGTGGAGGTGACGGAGACCGGCACCTCCCTCAAGGCCAACAAGCTCCGCATCGTGGACGTGGTGCTGGAATCCAATACGCAACTTATCGCCAGCCACTTCGCCTGGGCCGATCCCTGGAAGCGGCAGAAGATCGAAAACCTAGCCCTCCTGGTCCAGGGCGCCATTTTAGCCGAGGGCAAAGTGGGGCTGAAGCTCAACTGCCGACGCGAAGACGTTCCCCAAATCGTCTCCATTTTGCCCTCCCTGCGCAACCCCACAATCGCGGACTTGGCCCTGCCCGGCTGGGTGGCCGTAGAGACGATCATAGACGAGGCGCTTGTGCGTCAGCTCATTCCGGAACTGAAACGCCGGGGCGCAGAGGGGATCATCGAATATCCGCTCAACAAGATCATCCCCTAAGCTTGCCGGCTGCCGTTAGCATGCGCCATCTTTGCCTTGGTCAAACGAGGAGGTGCAGATGCCGCTGCTGCTCTGCCCCAACTGCCAGACCGGAATGCAAGAGGTGGTCCGCAACGGGGTGCTGATCGACGTCTGCCCCCAATGCCGCGGGGTGTGGCTGGACCGCGGGGAGCTGGAGAAACTGCTCGGCGCGGCCCGGGAGCTCGATCGAGAGTATGAGCGGGAATACGAGCGCTTCTACAAGGGGCACCCCCCGTACCCGCAGAAGCGCAAAAAGTGGTCGGATCTATTCGACATCTTCGACTGAAGACCATGGCTCGGGTGCGGCTGTGGGATCTGGCCATCGCTCGCTCCGGC harbors:
- the trpC gene encoding indole-3-glycerol phosphate synthase TrpC; amino-acid sequence: MNILERILERTRADLAERKRRYTRAYLESMPYFGGPILDLERALRQNGPMALIAEIKPASPSAGRIRSAPDVVSIATSYRLAGAAALSVLTEEPFFGGSLENLRRIRPWVDVPLIRKDFIIDEFQLYEARAFGADAVLLIASILDRYQLQDLLQAARGLGLGVLLELYSQEELERVDFDAVRLIGVNNRDLRTFAVDLRHSVEILAHVPTHVLKVSESGIRSADDLWFLYQHNVEAALIGESLMRAPDPGEALYRLRHDFYERLRQTSAESLRHYVLG
- a CDS encoding phosphoribosylanthranilate isomerase gives rise to the protein MDDARLVAAGGADYLGFIFYPQSPRYVEPERVREILAWVHGPEPVGVFVNADLEAILEITRATGIRLVQLHGLEPPELLYALRARGLRVIKAIAVAHDASIEQIQKLAEPYRGAADYLLLDSFDHNLWGGTGHTFNWRLARALAQETPLFLAGGIGPDNLVLAAQTVRPFALDVNSRLEVAPGRKDGAKLQALFAAWSALEAQEHV
- the trpB gene encoding tryptophan synthase subunit beta; this encodes MEPVQAVLAPQPDARGRFGPYGGRFVPETLMPALEELEAAYREARQDPAFWQAYRSLLAEYVGRPTPLTYAERLSAHFGRGRIYLKREDLCHTGAHKINNALGQVLLALRMGKRRILAETGAGQHGVATATACARFGLECVVYMGALDMRRQRLNVERMRLLGAEVRAVSTGTGTLKDAINEAIRDWVTNVRTTFYVIGSVVGPHPYPLLVRDFQRIIGDEVRDQLLAREGRLPTHLVACVGGGSNAIGLFYPFLAEPSVRLYGVEAAGLGLDTDKTAATLSRGRPGVLHGAYTYALQTPDGQIQPAYSLSAGLDYPGVGPEHSYLRDVGRVRYEAVTDAEALEGVRLLTRLEGILPALETAHAVAFLRKLMPETSPEDLIVLNCSGRGDKDMTTLMEASGGDKEPAHA
- the trpA gene encoding tryptophan synthase subunit alpha; this encodes MHEVAPNRLQELFRRRRPVLGLYVMAGLPEPEAALPLWHALVEAGADFLEIGAPFSDPLADGPTIQRASQRALAYGIDLSWILECVHAFRRRDPHTPLVLMGYLNPILAYGVEAFAHAARASGLDGLIIPDLPLEERPWVGEAFDRAGLNLVLLAAPTSSADRLRQIDGLSRGFVYAVSITGVTGARTGVAEQARAFLERARQLVRRNPLLVGFGIATPEDAGAMLEYADGIIVGSALVERLERAYPSPDWLEQLIAWVRALKAGMSVHAA
- a CDS encoding DUF4837 family protein encodes the protein MPRSELLLPLVLLGAACRLSPAEFLPPSVGRPGLVTIAMDSAAWAGPLGEAVREVFGGDVETLPQPEPWFDLAFKALRDQAAFERLKRDRNIVFVAPLDGPTPASAFIRARLDSAVQAYVRAGNPLSVSRQNLWAQDQQVLYLTAAGEQDLIRFVREKAPELRALFDRVERTRTEQDLFRRAEQVALADSLLRRHGWRVRIQHDYLIAKDTANFVWVRRLLPDNQRWFFVWWRDRARPDQITPAWILRVRDSLTQRHLRGKYEDSYVTLERRRPVQQAVINFHGRFAYESRGLWRMTGDAMGGPFVNITFFDPGQQRIYMLDGSVFAPRYDKREFLRQMEAILYTFRTQAELNSASKREPGS
- the hisG gene encoding ATP phosphoribosyltransferase, yielding MQRFLAVEPNGAPKLRLGLPKGSLQQATLTLLAKAGFGFYVQERSYFPVSEDEEITAMLVRAQEMARYVSLGLFDAGFTGKDWVLETGADVVVVADLIYSKTSFRPVRWVLAVPEDSPIQSVHNLQGKRIATEVVNITRRWLAERGIEAEVEFSWGATEVKAPYLADAIVEVTETGTSLKANKLRIVDVVLESNTQLIASHFAWADPWKRQKIENLALLVQGAILAEGKVGLKLNCRREDVPQIVSILPSLRNPTIADLALPGWVAVETIIDEALVRQLIPELKRRGAEGIIEYPLNKIIP
- a CDS encoding zf-TFIIB domain-containing protein, with the protein product MPLLLCPNCQTGMQEVVRNGVLIDVCPQCRGVWLDRGELEKLLGAARELDREYEREYERFYKGHPPYPQKRKKWSDLFDIFD